In Rissa tridactyla isolate bRisTri1 chromosome 8, bRisTri1.patW.cur.20221130, whole genome shotgun sequence, one genomic interval encodes:
- the SMG7 gene encoding nonsense-mediated mRNA decay factor SMG7 isoform X2: MGLKSEIPLRQAEVLKADMTDSKLGPAEVWTSRQALQDLYQKMLVTDLEYALDKKVEQDLWNHAFKNQITTLQGQAKNRANPNRSEVQANLSLFLEAASGFYTQLLQELCTVFNVDLPCRVKSSQLGIISNKQTHTSAIVKPQSSSCSYICQHCLVHLGDIARYRNQTSQAESYYRHAAQLVPSNGQPYNQLAILASSKGDHLTTIFYYCRSIAVKFPFPAASTNLQKALSKALESRDEVKTRWSVSDFIKAFIKFHGHVYLSKSLEKLSPLREKLEEQFKRLLFQKAFNSQQLVHITVINLFQLHHLRDFSNETEQHSYSQDEQLCWTQLLALFMSFLGVLCKCPLQNDYQEDSGAAYPLPAVKVSMDWLKLRPSVFQEAVVDERRYIWPWLISLLNSFQPHEEDLSNNNATPLPEEFELQGFLALRPSFRNLDFSKGHQAITGDKEGQQRRIRQQRLIFTGKWIADNQPRLIQCENEVGKLLFLTEIPELLLEDPSEAKESLALQETSIAEPLSTDGSPGLKSVLSSGRSLNNNCDAGEKPMVTFKENIKPREINREQGRIYPPKDVGRERRDYSKGIVANKNDGKKDNNKRKNETKKCGLDKMQEAGKQNVAVQVKSQTEMRKTPVSEARKTPVTQTPSQASSSQFIPIHHPGAFPPLPSRPGFPPPTYVVPPPVAFSMSTGYTFPGGVSVPGTFLQPTAHSPAGNQVQGGKQSHIPYSQQRPSGPGPMTQGPQQTPPPSQQPLSSLPAQATAQSAGQLQVQALAQQQQQQSPTKAVQGLGKSPPHHSGFQQYPQTDSSKQLWNPAQVQGSLGKIMPVKQSYYLQAQDPLKLFEQSLQPPVMQQQPLEKKMKPFPMEPYNQNPSEVKVPEYYWDSSYGMADNRVMAQQSNMDRRGKRQGVFRPEQDAVSRMTFEDPKSSPLLPPDLLKSLAALEEEEELIFSNPPDLYPALLGPLASLPGRSLFKSLLEKPSELMSQSSSFLSLSGFSLNQERYPNNSMFNEVYGKNMNTSTKTEVTPSVAHQETSLYSLFEGTPWSPSLPASSDHSTPASQSPHSSNPSSLPSSPPTHNHNSVPFSNFGPIGTPDNRDRRVADRWKTDKPAMGGFGLDYLPATSSSSESSWHQPSAPSGTWAAQGPPAMEDSSAVLMESLKSIWSSSMMHPGPSALEQLLMQQKQKQQRGQGAMNPPH, encoded by the exons GCAGGCAGAAGTCCTGAAGGCTGACATGACAG ATTCGAAGCTGGGTCCAGCAGAAGTCTGGACATCCAGACAGGCTCTACAGGACTTATATCAGAAAATGCTAGTGACCGATTTGGAATATGCTTTAGATAAAAAAGTGGAGCAGGACCT TTGGAATCATGCCTTTAAAAATCAGATCACGACGCTACAGGGTCAGGCGAAAAATAGAGCAAATCCAAATCGGAGCGAAGTTCAGGCGAACCTTTCTCTGTTCTTAGAGGCAGCTAGTGGCTTCTACACACAG TTATTACAGGAATTGTGCACAGTTTTTAATGTAGACTTGCCATGTCGTGTAAAGTCTTCCCAGCTGGGAATCATTAGCAATAAACAGACGCACACCAGCGCCATAGTGAAGCCGCAATCTAGCTCCTGCTCTTACATCTGCCAGCACTGCCTTGTCCACCTTGGAGATATTG ctCGCTATAGGAACCAGACCAGCCAGGCAGAGTCTTACTACAGACATGCAGCTCAGCTTGTCCCTTCTAATG GTCAGCCTTATAATCAGTTGGCTATTCTAGCTTCCTCCAAAGGAGACCACTTGACCACAATTTTCTACTACTGCAGAAGCATTGCTGTGAAgtttcctttcccagctgcctccaCTAACTTGCAAAAAGCACTTTCTAAAGCACTGGAAAG TCGTGATGAGGTGAAGACTCGATGGAGCGTGTCTGACTTCATCAAGGCATTTATTAAATTCCATGGCCATGTGTACCTGAGTAAGAGCTTGGAGAAGCTGAGCCCTCTTCGAGAAAAGCTGGAAGAGCAGTTCAAG AGGTTGTTATTCCAAAAGGCCTTCAATTCTCAACAGTTAGTACATATTACTGTTATCAATCTGTTTCAACTCCATCACCTGCGAGACTTCAGCAATGAAACGGAGCAGCACAGCTACAGCCAGgatgagcagctctgctggacaCAGTTACTGGCTCTCTTCA TGTCCTTTCTTGGAGTTCTGTGCAAGTGTCCTTTACAAAATGACTACCAGGAGGACTCTGGGGCTGCGTATCCTCTTCCAGCTGTGAAGGTTTCAATGGACTGGCTGAAACTTAGGCCCAGTGTTTTCCAGGAGGCAGTGGTTGATGAAAGACGGTA CATATGGCCCTGGCTGATTTCTCTTCTAAACAGCTTCCAGCCTCATGAAGAAGATCTATCCAATAACAATG CAACCCCCCTTCCAGAGGAATTTGAGTTGCAAGGATTCTTGGCTCTGAGGCCCTCGTTCAG GAACTTGGATTTTTCCAAAGGCCACCAGGCAATTACAGGAGATAAGGAAGGGCAACAACGTCGGATACGGCAGCAGCGCCTGATCTTCACAGGCAAATGGATTGCTGATAACCAGCCGAG gTTGATTCAGTGTGAAAATGAAGTAGGAAAGCTGTTGTTTTTGACGGAAATCCCAGAATTGTTACTAGAGGACCCTAGTGAAGCCAAAGAGAGTCTCGCCTTGCAGGAAACATCTattgcagagccactatctacaGATGGGAGCCCTGGACTCAAATCAGTTCTGTCCTCTGGCAGAAGCCTGAACAACAACTGTGATGCAGGAGAAAAACCAATGGTCACGTTCAAAGAGAACATCAAGCCACGGGAAATTAACAGAGAGCAAGGGCGAATCTATCCCCCTAAAGATGTAGGTAGGGAAAGACGGGACTATAGCAAAGGAATAGTAGCCAATAAGAACGATGGAAAGAAGGataacaataaaagaaagaatgagaCCAAGAAATGCGGCTTGGATAAGATGCaggaagcaggaaagcagaaCGTGGCAGTTCAG GTGAAATCCCAGACGGAGATGAGGAAGACTCCGGTGTCTGAAGCCAGGAAAACACCTGTAACTCAGACTCCAAGTCAGGCCAGCAGTTCTCAGTTCATCCCCATTCATCATCCAGgagccttccctccccttcctagCCGGCCAG GGTTTCCACCTCCAACCTACGTTGTCCCCCCTCCTGTGGCTTTCTCCATGAGCACAGGGTACACCTTCCCAGGTGGTGTTTCTGTCCCAGGAACCTTCCTCCAGCCCACAGCTCACTCGCCTGCAGGAAACCAGGTGCAAGGTGGGAAACAGTCCCACATTCCTTACAGCCAGCAACGGCCCTCCGGACCAGGGCCAATGACCCAGGGACCTCAGCAAACGCCACCCCCTTCCCAGCAACCCCTCTCATCTTTACCAGCTCAGGCAACAGCACAGTCCGCAGGCCAGTTACAGGTCCAAGCTCTGgcccagcaacagcagcaacagtccCCTACGAAAGCTGTccagggcctggggaagagcCCACCACACCACTCCGGATTCCAGCAG TATCCGCAGACAGACTCATCAAAGCAGCTCTGGAACCCGGCTCAAGTCCAAGGCTCGCTGGGGAAGATCATGCCTGTAAAGCAGTCCTATTACCTGCAGGCCCAGGACCCTCTAAAATTATTTGAACAGTCATTACAGCCACCCGTGATGCAACAGCaacctttggagaaaaaaatgaagcctTTCCCAATGGAGCCATATAACCAAAACCCCTCAGAAGTCAAGGTGCCAGAATATTACTGGGACTCTTCCTATGGCATGGCTGACAACAGGGTGATGGCACAGCAGTCTAACATGGACCGCAGGGGAAAACGGCAAGGAGTCTTCCGCCCGGAGCAGGATGCTGTCTCCAGGATGACCTTTGAG GACCCCAAGAGCTCCCCTCTGCTTCCTCCGGACCTGTTAAAGAGTCTGGCTgccttggaggaggaggaagagctgatTTTCTCTAATCCTCCTGATCTTTACCCAGCTCTACTGGGGCCTCTCGCCTCTCTTCCTGGACGAAGCCTCTTT AAGTCCCTGCTGGAAAAACCATCGGAATTGATGTCTCAGTCATCGTCTTTCCTGTCCCTCAGTGGCTTTTCTCTTAATCAG GAAAGATATCCAAATAACAGCATGTTCAATGAGGTATATGGGAAAAACATGAATACCAGCACAAAAACAGAAGTCACCCCTTCAGTTGCCCATCAGGAGACTTCACTATATTCTCTCTTTGAAGGGACTCCGTGGtctccatcccttccagccagctCAG ATCATTCGACACCAGCCAGCCAGTCGCCTCACTCCTCCAACCCCAGCAGCTTGCCAAGCTCCCCTCCAACCCATAACCACAATTCTGTTCCCTTCTCCAACTTTGGACCCATTGGGACTCCAGACAACAGAGACAGGAGAGTCGCAGACCGCTGGAAAACAGATAAGCCAG CAATGGGAGGGTTTGGTCTGGACTATCTCCCAGCAACGTCGTCATCTTCAGAGAGCAGCTGGCaccagcccagtgctcccagtggcaCCTGGGCAGCCCAAGGCCCTCCCGCTATGGAGGACTCCTCAGCTGTGCTTATGGAGAGCCTGAAG TCCATCTGGTCCAGTTCCATGATGCACCCTGGACCCTCAGCCCTGGAGCAGCTGTTaatgcagcagaagcagaagcagcaacgCGGACAAGGCGCCATGAACCCGCCGCATTGA
- the SMG7 gene encoding nonsense-mediated mRNA decay factor SMG7 isoform X4, which yields MSLLCAQYLRQAEVLKADMTDSKLGPAEVWTSRQALQDLYQKMLVTDLEYALDKKVEQDLWNHAFKNQITTLQGQAKNRANPNRSEVQANLSLFLEAASGFYTQLLQELCTVFNVDLPCRVKSSQLGIISNKQTHTSAIVKPQSSSCSYICQHCLVHLGDIARYRNQTSQAESYYRHAAQLVPSNGQPYNQLAILASSKGDHLTTIFYYCRSIAVKFPFPAASTNLQKALSKALESRDEVKTRWSVSDFIKAFIKFHGHVYLSKSLEKLSPLREKLEEQFKRLLFQKAFNSQQLVHITVINLFQLHHLRDFSNETEQHSYSQDEQLCWTQLLALFMSFLGVLCKCPLQNDYQEDSGAAYPLPAVKVSMDWLKLRPSVFQEAVVDERRYIWPWLISLLNSFQPHEEDLSNNNATPLPEEFELQGFLALRPSFRNLDFSKGHQAITGDKEGQQRRIRQQRLIFTGKWIADNQPRLIQCENEVGKLLFLTEIPELLLEDPSEAKESLALQETSIAEPLSTDGSPGLKSVLSSGRSLNNNCDAGEKPMVTFKENIKPREINREQGRIYPPKDVGRERRDYSKGIVANKNDGKKDNNKRKNETKKCGLDKMQEAGKQNVAVQVKSQTEMRKTPVSEARKTPVTQTPSQASSSQFIPIHHPGAFPPLPSRPGFPPPTYVVPPPVAFSMSTGYTFPGGVSVPGTFLQPTAHSPAGNQVQAQATAQSAGQLQVQALAQQQQQQSPTKAVQGLGKSPPHHSGFQQYPQTDSSKQLWNPAQVQGSLGKIMPVKQSYYLQAQDPLKLFEQSLQPPVMQQQPLEKKMKPFPMEPYNQNPSEVKVPEYYWDSSYGMADNRVMAQQSNMDRRGKRQGVFRPEQDAVSRMTFEDPKSSPLLPPDLLKSLAALEEEEELIFSNPPDLYPALLGPLASLPGRSLFKSLLEKPSELMSQSSSFLSLSGFSLNQERYPNNSMFNEVYGKNMNTSTKTEVTPSVAHQETSLYSLFEGTPWSPSLPASSDHSTPASQSPHSSNPSSLPSSPPTHNHNSVPFSNFGPIGTPDNRDRRVADRWKTDKPAMGGFGLDYLPATSSSSESSWHQPSAPSGTWAAQGPPAMEDSSAVLMESLKSIWSSSMMHPGPSALEQLLMQQKQKQQRGQGAMNPPH from the exons GCAGGCAGAAGTCCTGAAGGCTGACATGACAG ATTCGAAGCTGGGTCCAGCAGAAGTCTGGACATCCAGACAGGCTCTACAGGACTTATATCAGAAAATGCTAGTGACCGATTTGGAATATGCTTTAGATAAAAAAGTGGAGCAGGACCT TTGGAATCATGCCTTTAAAAATCAGATCACGACGCTACAGGGTCAGGCGAAAAATAGAGCAAATCCAAATCGGAGCGAAGTTCAGGCGAACCTTTCTCTGTTCTTAGAGGCAGCTAGTGGCTTCTACACACAG TTATTACAGGAATTGTGCACAGTTTTTAATGTAGACTTGCCATGTCGTGTAAAGTCTTCCCAGCTGGGAATCATTAGCAATAAACAGACGCACACCAGCGCCATAGTGAAGCCGCAATCTAGCTCCTGCTCTTACATCTGCCAGCACTGCCTTGTCCACCTTGGAGATATTG ctCGCTATAGGAACCAGACCAGCCAGGCAGAGTCTTACTACAGACATGCAGCTCAGCTTGTCCCTTCTAATG GTCAGCCTTATAATCAGTTGGCTATTCTAGCTTCCTCCAAAGGAGACCACTTGACCACAATTTTCTACTACTGCAGAAGCATTGCTGTGAAgtttcctttcccagctgcctccaCTAACTTGCAAAAAGCACTTTCTAAAGCACTGGAAAG TCGTGATGAGGTGAAGACTCGATGGAGCGTGTCTGACTTCATCAAGGCATTTATTAAATTCCATGGCCATGTGTACCTGAGTAAGAGCTTGGAGAAGCTGAGCCCTCTTCGAGAAAAGCTGGAAGAGCAGTTCAAG AGGTTGTTATTCCAAAAGGCCTTCAATTCTCAACAGTTAGTACATATTACTGTTATCAATCTGTTTCAACTCCATCACCTGCGAGACTTCAGCAATGAAACGGAGCAGCACAGCTACAGCCAGgatgagcagctctgctggacaCAGTTACTGGCTCTCTTCA TGTCCTTTCTTGGAGTTCTGTGCAAGTGTCCTTTACAAAATGACTACCAGGAGGACTCTGGGGCTGCGTATCCTCTTCCAGCTGTGAAGGTTTCAATGGACTGGCTGAAACTTAGGCCCAGTGTTTTCCAGGAGGCAGTGGTTGATGAAAGACGGTA CATATGGCCCTGGCTGATTTCTCTTCTAAACAGCTTCCAGCCTCATGAAGAAGATCTATCCAATAACAATG CAACCCCCCTTCCAGAGGAATTTGAGTTGCAAGGATTCTTGGCTCTGAGGCCCTCGTTCAG GAACTTGGATTTTTCCAAAGGCCACCAGGCAATTACAGGAGATAAGGAAGGGCAACAACGTCGGATACGGCAGCAGCGCCTGATCTTCACAGGCAAATGGATTGCTGATAACCAGCCGAG gTTGATTCAGTGTGAAAATGAAGTAGGAAAGCTGTTGTTTTTGACGGAAATCCCAGAATTGTTACTAGAGGACCCTAGTGAAGCCAAAGAGAGTCTCGCCTTGCAGGAAACATCTattgcagagccactatctacaGATGGGAGCCCTGGACTCAAATCAGTTCTGTCCTCTGGCAGAAGCCTGAACAACAACTGTGATGCAGGAGAAAAACCAATGGTCACGTTCAAAGAGAACATCAAGCCACGGGAAATTAACAGAGAGCAAGGGCGAATCTATCCCCCTAAAGATGTAGGTAGGGAAAGACGGGACTATAGCAAAGGAATAGTAGCCAATAAGAACGATGGAAAGAAGGataacaataaaagaaagaatgagaCCAAGAAATGCGGCTTGGATAAGATGCaggaagcaggaaagcagaaCGTGGCAGTTCAG GTGAAATCCCAGACGGAGATGAGGAAGACTCCGGTGTCTGAAGCCAGGAAAACACCTGTAACTCAGACTCCAAGTCAGGCCAGCAGTTCTCAGTTCATCCCCATTCATCATCCAGgagccttccctccccttcctagCCGGCCAG GGTTTCCACCTCCAACCTACGTTGTCCCCCCTCCTGTGGCTTTCTCCATGAGCACAGGGTACACCTTCCCAGGTGGTGTTTCTGTCCCAGGAACCTTCCTCCAGCCCACAGCTCACTCGCCTGCAGGAAACCAGGTGCAAG CTCAGGCAACAGCACAGTCCGCAGGCCAGTTACAGGTCCAAGCTCTGgcccagcaacagcagcaacagtccCCTACGAAAGCTGTccagggcctggggaagagcCCACCACACCACTCCGGATTCCAGCAG TATCCGCAGACAGACTCATCAAAGCAGCTCTGGAACCCGGCTCAAGTCCAAGGCTCGCTGGGGAAGATCATGCCTGTAAAGCAGTCCTATTACCTGCAGGCCCAGGACCCTCTAAAATTATTTGAACAGTCATTACAGCCACCCGTGATGCAACAGCaacctttggagaaaaaaatgaagcctTTCCCAATGGAGCCATATAACCAAAACCCCTCAGAAGTCAAGGTGCCAGAATATTACTGGGACTCTTCCTATGGCATGGCTGACAACAGGGTGATGGCACAGCAGTCTAACATGGACCGCAGGGGAAAACGGCAAGGAGTCTTCCGCCCGGAGCAGGATGCTGTCTCCAGGATGACCTTTGAG GACCCCAAGAGCTCCCCTCTGCTTCCTCCGGACCTGTTAAAGAGTCTGGCTgccttggaggaggaggaagagctgatTTTCTCTAATCCTCCTGATCTTTACCCAGCTCTACTGGGGCCTCTCGCCTCTCTTCCTGGACGAAGCCTCTTT AAGTCCCTGCTGGAAAAACCATCGGAATTGATGTCTCAGTCATCGTCTTTCCTGTCCCTCAGTGGCTTTTCTCTTAATCAG GAAAGATATCCAAATAACAGCATGTTCAATGAGGTATATGGGAAAAACATGAATACCAGCACAAAAACAGAAGTCACCCCTTCAGTTGCCCATCAGGAGACTTCACTATATTCTCTCTTTGAAGGGACTCCGTGGtctccatcccttccagccagctCAG ATCATTCGACACCAGCCAGCCAGTCGCCTCACTCCTCCAACCCCAGCAGCTTGCCAAGCTCCCCTCCAACCCATAACCACAATTCTGTTCCCTTCTCCAACTTTGGACCCATTGGGACTCCAGACAACAGAGACAGGAGAGTCGCAGACCGCTGGAAAACAGATAAGCCAG CAATGGGAGGGTTTGGTCTGGACTATCTCCCAGCAACGTCGTCATCTTCAGAGAGCAGCTGGCaccagcccagtgctcccagtggcaCCTGGGCAGCCCAAGGCCCTCCCGCTATGGAGGACTCCTCAGCTGTGCTTATGGAGAGCCTGAAG TCCATCTGGTCCAGTTCCATGATGCACCCTGGACCCTCAGCCCTGGAGCAGCTGTTaatgcagcagaagcagaagcagcaacgCGGACAAGGCGCCATGAACCCGCCGCATTGA
- the SMG7 gene encoding nonsense-mediated mRNA decay factor SMG7 isoform X3, whose amino-acid sequence MSLLCAQYLRQAEVLKADMTDSKLGPAEVWTSRQALQDLYQKMLVTDLEYALDKKVEQDLWNHAFKNQITTLQGQAKNRANPNRSEVQANLSLFLEAASGFYTQLLQELCTVFNVDLPCRVKSSQLGIISNKQTHTSAIVKPQSSSCSYICQHCLVHLGDIARYRNQTSQAESYYRHAAQLVPSNGQPYNQLAILASSKGDHLTTIFYYCRSIAVKFPFPAASTNLQKALSKALESRDEVKTRWSVSDFIKAFIKFHGHVYLSKSLEKLSPLREKLEEQFKRLLFQKAFNSQQLVHITVINLFQLHHLRDFSNETEQHSYSQDEQLCWTQLLALFMSFLGVLCKCPLQNDYQEDSGAAYPLPAVKVSMDWLKLRPSVFQEAVVDERRIWPWLISLLNSFQPHEEDLSNNNATPLPEEFELQGFLALRPSFRNLDFSKGHQAITGDKEGQQRRIRQQRLIFTGKWIADNQPRLIQCENEVGKLLFLTEIPELLLEDPSEAKESLALQETSIAEPLSTDGSPGLKSVLSSGRSLNNNCDAGEKPMVTFKENIKPREINREQGRIYPPKDVGRERRDYSKGIVANKNDGKKDNNKRKNETKKCGLDKMQEAGKQNVAVQVKSQTEMRKTPVSEARKTPVTQTPSQASSSQFIPIHHPGAFPPLPSRPGFPPPTYVVPPPVAFSMSTGYTFPGGVSVPGTFLQPTAHSPAGNQVQGGKQSHIPYSQQRPSGPGPMTQGPQQTPPPSQQPLSSLPAQATAQSAGQLQVQALAQQQQQQSPTKAVQGLGKSPPHHSGFQQYPQTDSSKQLWNPAQVQGSLGKIMPVKQSYYLQAQDPLKLFEQSLQPPVMQQQPLEKKMKPFPMEPYNQNPSEVKVPEYYWDSSYGMADNRVMAQQSNMDRRGKRQGVFRPEQDAVSRMTFEDPKSSPLLPPDLLKSLAALEEEEELIFSNPPDLYPALLGPLASLPGRSLFKSLLEKPSELMSQSSSFLSLSGFSLNQERYPNNSMFNEVYGKNMNTSTKTEVTPSVAHQETSLYSLFEGTPWSPSLPASSDHSTPASQSPHSSNPSSLPSSPPTHNHNSVPFSNFGPIGTPDNRDRRVADRWKTDKPAMGGFGLDYLPATSSSSESSWHQPSAPSGTWAAQGPPAMEDSSAVLMESLKSIWSSSMMHPGPSALEQLLMQQKQKQQRGQGAMNPPH is encoded by the exons GCAGGCAGAAGTCCTGAAGGCTGACATGACAG ATTCGAAGCTGGGTCCAGCAGAAGTCTGGACATCCAGACAGGCTCTACAGGACTTATATCAGAAAATGCTAGTGACCGATTTGGAATATGCTTTAGATAAAAAAGTGGAGCAGGACCT TTGGAATCATGCCTTTAAAAATCAGATCACGACGCTACAGGGTCAGGCGAAAAATAGAGCAAATCCAAATCGGAGCGAAGTTCAGGCGAACCTTTCTCTGTTCTTAGAGGCAGCTAGTGGCTTCTACACACAG TTATTACAGGAATTGTGCACAGTTTTTAATGTAGACTTGCCATGTCGTGTAAAGTCTTCCCAGCTGGGAATCATTAGCAATAAACAGACGCACACCAGCGCCATAGTGAAGCCGCAATCTAGCTCCTGCTCTTACATCTGCCAGCACTGCCTTGTCCACCTTGGAGATATTG ctCGCTATAGGAACCAGACCAGCCAGGCAGAGTCTTACTACAGACATGCAGCTCAGCTTGTCCCTTCTAATG GTCAGCCTTATAATCAGTTGGCTATTCTAGCTTCCTCCAAAGGAGACCACTTGACCACAATTTTCTACTACTGCAGAAGCATTGCTGTGAAgtttcctttcccagctgcctccaCTAACTTGCAAAAAGCACTTTCTAAAGCACTGGAAAG TCGTGATGAGGTGAAGACTCGATGGAGCGTGTCTGACTTCATCAAGGCATTTATTAAATTCCATGGCCATGTGTACCTGAGTAAGAGCTTGGAGAAGCTGAGCCCTCTTCGAGAAAAGCTGGAAGAGCAGTTCAAG AGGTTGTTATTCCAAAAGGCCTTCAATTCTCAACAGTTAGTACATATTACTGTTATCAATCTGTTTCAACTCCATCACCTGCGAGACTTCAGCAATGAAACGGAGCAGCACAGCTACAGCCAGgatgagcagctctgctggacaCAGTTACTGGCTCTCTTCA TGTCCTTTCTTGGAGTTCTGTGCAAGTGTCCTTTACAAAATGACTACCAGGAGGACTCTGGGGCTGCGTATCCTCTTCCAGCTGTGAAGGTTTCAATGGACTGGCTGAAACTTAGGCCCAGTGTTTTCCAGGAGGCAGTGGTTGATGAAAGACG CATATGGCCCTGGCTGATTTCTCTTCTAAACAGCTTCCAGCCTCATGAAGAAGATCTATCCAATAACAATG CAACCCCCCTTCCAGAGGAATTTGAGTTGCAAGGATTCTTGGCTCTGAGGCCCTCGTTCAG GAACTTGGATTTTTCCAAAGGCCACCAGGCAATTACAGGAGATAAGGAAGGGCAACAACGTCGGATACGGCAGCAGCGCCTGATCTTCACAGGCAAATGGATTGCTGATAACCAGCCGAG gTTGATTCAGTGTGAAAATGAAGTAGGAAAGCTGTTGTTTTTGACGGAAATCCCAGAATTGTTACTAGAGGACCCTAGTGAAGCCAAAGAGAGTCTCGCCTTGCAGGAAACATCTattgcagagccactatctacaGATGGGAGCCCTGGACTCAAATCAGTTCTGTCCTCTGGCAGAAGCCTGAACAACAACTGTGATGCAGGAGAAAAACCAATGGTCACGTTCAAAGAGAACATCAAGCCACGGGAAATTAACAGAGAGCAAGGGCGAATCTATCCCCCTAAAGATGTAGGTAGGGAAAGACGGGACTATAGCAAAGGAATAGTAGCCAATAAGAACGATGGAAAGAAGGataacaataaaagaaagaatgagaCCAAGAAATGCGGCTTGGATAAGATGCaggaagcaggaaagcagaaCGTGGCAGTTCAG GTGAAATCCCAGACGGAGATGAGGAAGACTCCGGTGTCTGAAGCCAGGAAAACACCTGTAACTCAGACTCCAAGTCAGGCCAGCAGTTCTCAGTTCATCCCCATTCATCATCCAGgagccttccctccccttcctagCCGGCCAG GGTTTCCACCTCCAACCTACGTTGTCCCCCCTCCTGTGGCTTTCTCCATGAGCACAGGGTACACCTTCCCAGGTGGTGTTTCTGTCCCAGGAACCTTCCTCCAGCCCACAGCTCACTCGCCTGCAGGAAACCAGGTGCAAGGTGGGAAACAGTCCCACATTCCTTACAGCCAGCAACGGCCCTCCGGACCAGGGCCAATGACCCAGGGACCTCAGCAAACGCCACCCCCTTCCCAGCAACCCCTCTCATCTTTACCAGCTCAGGCAACAGCACAGTCCGCAGGCCAGTTACAGGTCCAAGCTCTGgcccagcaacagcagcaacagtccCCTACGAAAGCTGTccagggcctggggaagagcCCACCACACCACTCCGGATTCCAGCAG TATCCGCAGACAGACTCATCAAAGCAGCTCTGGAACCCGGCTCAAGTCCAAGGCTCGCTGGGGAAGATCATGCCTGTAAAGCAGTCCTATTACCTGCAGGCCCAGGACCCTCTAAAATTATTTGAACAGTCATTACAGCCACCCGTGATGCAACAGCaacctttggagaaaaaaatgaagcctTTCCCAATGGAGCCATATAACCAAAACCCCTCAGAAGTCAAGGTGCCAGAATATTACTGGGACTCTTCCTATGGCATGGCTGACAACAGGGTGATGGCACAGCAGTCTAACATGGACCGCAGGGGAAAACGGCAAGGAGTCTTCCGCCCGGAGCAGGATGCTGTCTCCAGGATGACCTTTGAG GACCCCAAGAGCTCCCCTCTGCTTCCTCCGGACCTGTTAAAGAGTCTGGCTgccttggaggaggaggaagagctgatTTTCTCTAATCCTCCTGATCTTTACCCAGCTCTACTGGGGCCTCTCGCCTCTCTTCCTGGACGAAGCCTCTTT AAGTCCCTGCTGGAAAAACCATCGGAATTGATGTCTCAGTCATCGTCTTTCCTGTCCCTCAGTGGCTTTTCTCTTAATCAG GAAAGATATCCAAATAACAGCATGTTCAATGAGGTATATGGGAAAAACATGAATACCAGCACAAAAACAGAAGTCACCCCTTCAGTTGCCCATCAGGAGACTTCACTATATTCTCTCTTTGAAGGGACTCCGTGGtctccatcccttccagccagctCAG ATCATTCGACACCAGCCAGCCAGTCGCCTCACTCCTCCAACCCCAGCAGCTTGCCAAGCTCCCCTCCAACCCATAACCACAATTCTGTTCCCTTCTCCAACTTTGGACCCATTGGGACTCCAGACAACAGAGACAGGAGAGTCGCAGACCGCTGGAAAACAGATAAGCCAG CAATGGGAGGGTTTGGTCTGGACTATCTCCCAGCAACGTCGTCATCTTCAGAGAGCAGCTGGCaccagcccagtgctcccagtggcaCCTGGGCAGCCCAAGGCCCTCCCGCTATGGAGGACTCCTCAGCTGTGCTTATGGAGAGCCTGAAG TCCATCTGGTCCAGTTCCATGATGCACCCTGGACCCTCAGCCCTGGAGCAGCTGTTaatgcagcagaagcagaagcagcaacgCGGACAAGGCGCCATGAACCCGCCGCATTGA